A region of Staphylococcus sp. IVB6181 DNA encodes the following proteins:
- the arcA gene encoding arginine deiminase, with translation MNEHPIKVNSEIGKLKTVLLKRPGKELENLVPEYLEGLLFDDIPYLKVAQEEHDKFAQVLRDEGVEVVYLEDLAAEAIEDPEVRKQFIEDVLAESEDTLLGHEDAVRKLFDGLNNQDLVEKVMAGVRKEEVETGKSHLVEYLDDSYPFYMNPMPNLYFTRDPQASIGNGMTINRMFWPARRRESIFFTYILKHHPRFKDADVPVWLDRNSDYNIEGGDELVLSEEVVAVGISERTSAQAIEKLARQIFANPESKIKKVVAIEIANTRAFMHLDTVFTMIDYDKFTIHSAIEKKGDDMNIFTLEPTEDGKDITITRTTDLKETLKDALHLDHIEFIPTGNGDTIVGPREQWNDGSNTLTIRPGVVVTYDRNYVSNQLLRDKGIKVIEITGSELVRGRGGPRCMSQPLYREDI, from the coding sequence ATGAATGAACATCCAATTAAAGTAAACAGTGAGATCGGTAAATTGAAAACGGTATTGCTTAAACGCCCTGGGAAAGAATTAGAAAATTTAGTACCTGAGTATCTAGAAGGATTGTTATTTGATGATATCCCGTACTTGAAAGTAGCGCAAGAAGAGCATGATAAATTTGCACAAGTGCTACGCGATGAAGGTGTAGAAGTTGTATACCTTGAAGACTTAGCAGCAGAAGCAATTGAAGATCCTGAAGTGCGCAAACAATTCATTGAAGACGTTTTAGCTGAATCTGAAGACACATTATTAGGACATGAAGATGCAGTTAGAAAATTATTCGATGGTTTAAATAACCAAGACTTAGTTGAAAAAGTAATGGCAGGTGTACGTAAAGAAGAAGTTGAAACTGGTAAATCACACTTAGTGGAATACCTAGATGACTCTTATCCATTCTATATGAACCCAATGCCTAACCTTTACTTTACACGTGACCCGCAAGCATCAATCGGAAATGGTATGACAATCAACCGTATGTTCTGGCCGGCACGTCGCAGAGAATCTATCTTCTTCACTTATATCTTAAAACATCACCCAAGATTCAAAGATGCAGATGTACCTGTATGGTTAGACAGAAACTCTGATTACAACATTGAAGGCGGAGACGAATTAGTGCTTTCTGAAGAAGTTGTAGCAGTAGGTATCTCTGAAAGAACATCAGCACAAGCAATTGAAAAATTAGCACGCCAAATCTTTGCGAACCCTGAATCTAAAATTAAAAAAGTTGTAGCAATTGAAATTGCGAATACACGTGCATTCATGCACTTAGACACAGTATTTACAATGATTGACTACGATAAATTCACAATTCACTCAGCAATCGAGAAAAAAGGCGACGATATGAATATCTTCACTCTTGAGCCAACAGAAGATGGAAAAGATATTACTATCACACGTACTACAGACTTGAAAGAAACATTAAAAGACGCATTGCACTTAGATCATATCGAATTCATTCCTACTGGTAACGGCGACACAATCGTTGGTCCTCGTGAACAATGGAATGATGGTTCTAACACATTGACTATCCGTCCAGGTGTTGTTGTCACTTATGACCGTAACTATGTATCAAACCAATTATTACGCGACAAAGGTATTAAAGTTATTGAAATCACTGGTAGTGAATTGGTTCGCGGACGCGGGGGCCCACGTTGCATGAGTCAACCGCTATACCGTGAAGATATCTAA
- the arcD gene encoding arginine-ornithine antiporter — MSGEQNKLNKTALIGLVIGSMIGGGAFNIISDMGSNAGGLAIIIGWIITAVGMISLAFVFQNLTNKRPDLDGGIYSYARAGFGDFVGFSSAWGYWFAAFLGNVAYATLLMSAVGNFFPIFKGGNTLPSIIVASILLWGVHFLILRGVETAALINSIVTVAKLIPIFLAIVCMIVAFNFDTFMAGFAGMKDNIALPINFSNIMEQVKSTMLITVWVFTGIEGAVVFSGRAKTKKDVGTATVLGLLIVLVIYFLLTVLAQGVIEQNQISELSSPSMAALLAHIVGPWGSVVTNIGLIISVLGAWLGWTLLAGELPFIVAKDKMFPKWFAKQNANGAPVNSLLITNILVQLFLVSMLFTDSAYQFAFSLASSAILVPYAFSAFYQFKYTLQQDRNSTVQMAVGIIASIYAIWLIYAAGVDYLLLTMLLYVPGLFVYMFVQKNNGIKLITRDYVLMGFIVIFAILGLIRLFSGAVSVF, encoded by the coding sequence ATGAGCGGAGAACAAAATAAACTCAATAAAACGGCTTTAATCGGTTTGGTCATTGGTTCAATGATCGGCGGCGGTGCCTTCAATATTATTTCAGACATGGGCAGCAATGCCGGCGGATTGGCGATTATTATCGGTTGGATTATTACCGCAGTCGGTATGATATCACTCGCATTCGTCTTCCAGAATTTAACAAATAAACGACCGGATTTAGACGGCGGTATTTACAGTTACGCACGTGCAGGTTTCGGTGACTTCGTCGGTTTCTCTAGTGCATGGGGATACTGGTTCGCAGCATTCTTAGGAAACGTCGCTTATGCTACGTTGCTGATGTCAGCAGTCGGCAACTTCTTCCCGATATTCAAAGGCGGCAACACACTTCCTAGTATTATCGTAGCCTCCATCTTACTATGGGGTGTACACTTCCTGATCTTGCGCGGAGTCGAAACTGCCGCATTAATCAACAGTATCGTAACAGTGGCTAAATTGATTCCTATCTTCCTTGCGATTGTATGTATGATTGTCGCATTCAACTTTGACACTTTTATGGCTGGATTTGCAGGAATGAAAGACAACATTGCATTACCGATTAACTTCTCTAACATCATGGAACAAGTTAAGAGTACAATGTTGATCACTGTTTGGGTATTTACAGGTATTGAAGGTGCGGTCGTATTCTCTGGCCGTGCGAAAACTAAAAAAGACGTAGGGACAGCAACAGTACTTGGTCTATTGATTGTATTAGTCATCTACTTCTTATTAACAGTACTTGCACAAGGTGTTATCGAACAAAACCAAATCTCTGAATTAAGCAGCCCATCAATGGCAGCATTATTAGCACACATCGTCGGCCCTTGGGGTTCAGTTGTGACAAACATTGGTTTAATCATCTCAGTACTCGGTGCTTGGTTAGGTTGGACATTGCTTGCAGGTGAATTACCATTCATCGTTGCGAAAGATAAAATGTTCCCTAAATGGTTTGCGAAACAAAACGCAAACGGCGCACCTGTCAACTCATTATTAATCACGAATATCTTAGTACAATTATTCTTAGTAAGTATGTTATTCACTGATAGTGCGTACCAATTCGCATTCTCACTCGCATCTAGTGCCATCTTGGTACCTTATGCATTCAGTGCATTCTATCAATTCAAATATACATTACAACAAGATCGCAACAGCACAGTACAAATGGCCGTAGGTATTATCGCATCTATATATGCTATCTGGCTCATTTACGCAGCGGGTGTGGACTACTTGCTGTTGACAATGCTGTTATATGTACCAGGACTTTTCGTTTACATGTTTGTTCAAAAGAACAACGGTATCAAACTTATCACAAGAGACTATGTGTTAATGGGATTCATTGTAATCTTTGCCATCTTAGGTTTAATAAGATTATTCAGCGGTGCGGTAAGTGTCTTCTAA
- a CDS encoding Crp/Fnr family transcriptional regulator, with the protein MSNSTEAYQTSIQALSKILEVPSGLIVPHLSEIYVRNYEKGQVIYYQGSEADSIYLLLEGYVSRELLNENGDDYLLLNKPVTMFPLNHLFHSDHYHESCTALTSSLIVRVPKNVIEYLCKNNEDTFIKIYDLMRMEAQQSIERNMALLGRNAEQKVVNTLRVMCETVGTDHGAYYEMDKIMTVTLLSELAGVSREKASHIIRDLSKRNLVLKNHQTWTVSKSL; encoded by the coding sequence ATGAGCAATAGTACTGAAGCTTACCAAACATCGATACAAGCATTATCTAAAATACTAGAAGTACCCTCAGGACTGATTGTTCCTCATCTTTCTGAGATTTATGTGAGAAATTATGAAAAGGGACAAGTGATTTACTATCAAGGATCAGAAGCAGACAGCATTTATTTACTCTTAGAGGGTTATGTTTCTAGAGAGCTGCTCAATGAAAACGGAGATGACTACCTATTATTAAATAAGCCGGTCACTATGTTTCCATTGAATCATTTATTCCATTCAGACCATTACCATGAATCTTGTACCGCTTTAACGAGCAGTTTAATCGTCAGAGTTCCAAAGAACGTCATCGAATACCTATGCAAGAATAATGAAGATACGTTTATTAAAATCTATGACTTAATGCGTATGGAAGCACAGCAAAGTATCGAGCGCAATATGGCACTGCTTGGACGCAATGCTGAACAAAAGGTCGTTAATACATTGCGTGTCATGTGCGAAACAGTAGGTACCGATCATGGCGCTTATTATGAAATGGACAAAATTATGACCGTCACATTGCTGAGTGAATTAGCAGGCGTATCGCGAGAAAAAGCGAGTCATATCATCAGAGATTTAAGCAAGAGAAATCTAGTACTGAAGAATCATCAAACGTGGACAGTAAGCAAATCATTATAA
- a CDS encoding arginine repressor, whose protein sequence is MEREKRLELIKLLLKNNRISTVRELAKIMEEQYNLIFSMTTVAKDLQQLNVTKVPNGSEPSYYVLPEKSAANTFREAFKKYRDDSINSIIVKDSYILIKTEPGFARTINYCIDQMQLPHVLGTVSGNDVIMMLMKSHEEAEYIRYLLLKP, encoded by the coding sequence ATGGAAAGAGAGAAACGTCTTGAATTAATTAAATTATTGTTGAAGAACAATCGTATTTCGACAGTGCGTGAACTTGCGAAAATCATGGAAGAACAATACAACTTGATTTTCAGCATGACAACAGTCGCAAAGGACCTGCAGCAATTAAATGTGACTAAGGTGCCTAACGGCTCTGAACCATCTTATTATGTGTTGCCTGAAAAGAGCGCTGCGAATACGTTTCGAGAAGCTTTCAAGAAATATCGTGATGACAGTATCAATTCCATTATTGTGAAAGACAGCTATATTTTAATTAAGACAGAACCTGGTTTTGCGCGTACGATTAATTACTGCATCGACCAAATGCAGCTGCCGCATGTGCTTGGCACAGTCAGCGGCAATGACGTCATTATGATGTTGATGAAATCACATGAAGAAGCAGAATATATCCGCTATTTATTGTTAAAACCATAA
- a CDS encoding ISL3 family transposase, with product MCNDTLEILRIKDKNIKFVSQDIDVIVKGKKSTVVNAVLTYKPSACPCCGIKNEGQIHKHGKRVSRITLLKTQGYNTYLNLAKQRFKCLECNTTFTAETDVVDKTRFISNYVNQKIIEEATKVKTEIDTAEDNCVSPSTVRRIRNKAVNTLLIKPFDNLPEHLAMDEFRSVKSVTGLMSFIFINNDTHEFLDVLENRTSGYLKAYFERFDRKNRLKVKTITIDMFEPYLFLFKKLFFNASIIFDRFHIVQHMNRELNFYRREVMNRYKDKEGREYPVLKNKWRLLLTDKRKLFMMDGIWDGSFRCYKKGYDLVNFMLQTDEKLKNSYELVHDLRESLKLCNWKDFINRLNDVDKNSISKNIWKVVTFFRKHQEILRNTIYNPLLNNGAIEGINNKIKLIKRISYGYRSFNNLRNRIMLVFSLFKNKKKKTTRPVHRMVV from the coding sequence ATGTGTAATGATACATTAGAAATACTAAGAATAAAAGATAAAAATATCAAATTTGTTAGCCAAGATATTGATGTAATAGTAAAAGGAAAGAAGTCTACGGTTGTTAATGCTGTACTTACGTATAAGCCTTCGGCTTGTCCTTGCTGCGGAATTAAAAATGAAGGACAAATTCATAAGCATGGTAAACGAGTTTCTCGTATTACCTTGCTTAAAACTCAAGGCTATAATACATATCTAAACTTAGCCAAACAGCGCTTTAAGTGTTTAGAGTGTAATACAACTTTTACTGCTGAAACTGATGTCGTAGATAAGACACGATTTATTTCTAATTATGTGAATCAAAAAATAATTGAAGAAGCCACGAAAGTCAAAACAGAAATAGATACTGCAGAAGACAACTGTGTTTCTCCATCTACAGTACGTCGTATTCGAAATAAAGCAGTCAATACTTTACTTATCAAGCCTTTCGATAATCTACCTGAACATTTGGCAATGGATGAATTTAGAAGTGTAAAGAGTGTGACTGGCTTAATGAGTTTTATATTTATTAACAATGACACACATGAATTTCTAGATGTCTTAGAAAACAGAACTTCGGGTTATTTAAAAGCTTATTTTGAACGCTTTGATCGAAAAAATAGACTTAAAGTTAAAACAATTACCATTGATATGTTTGAACCCTATTTATTCTTATTTAAAAAGCTCTTTTTTAATGCATCTATAATCTTTGATAGATTTCATATCGTTCAGCACATGAATAGAGAGTTAAACTTCTATCGCAGAGAAGTAATGAATCGTTATAAAGACAAAGAAGGAAGGGAATACCCTGTTTTAAAGAACAAATGGAGACTTCTTTTAACAGACAAACGTAAACTCTTCATGATGGATGGTATTTGGGATGGTTCCTTTAGATGTTATAAAAAAGGTTATGATCTAGTGAATTTTATGCTTCAAACAGATGAAAAGTTAAAAAATTCATACGAACTAGTACATGATTTACGCGAAAGTTTAAAATTATGTAATTGGAAAGATTTTATCAATCGTTTGAACGATGTTGATAAAAACTCAATCAGTAAAAACATATGGAAAGTAGTAACATTTTTTAGAAAGCACCAAGAAATACTTCGAAATACGATTTACAATCCCTTATTAAATAACGGTGCAATAGAGGGTATTAACAATAAAATAAAGTTAATTAAGCGAATTTCATATGGATACAGAAGCTTTAATAACTTAAGAAACCGTATAATGCTGGTATTTAGTTTATTTAAAAACAAAAAGAAAAAGACAACCAGACCCGTACATCGGATGGTTGTCTAA
- a CDS encoding ThiF family adenylyltransferase, whose protein sequence is MHQSDNMPDIDERYSRQSRFAPFGAQGQKALEQTHVIVMGAGALGSHLAEYLVRMGVGTLTIVDMDIVEMSNLHRQTLFDETDVKEMRPKVFALENKLKAINSNVKIHPIYQEITTTNIERMISEAQPDILMDGMDHFAIRFLFNEVCHKLNLPWIYGAAVGGKGSVYAIDYTGPCLRCLMEEAPETAESCAINGVIPPVIMQVVSYQIAELMRFVSGKGFSGKLITVSPFDLKQQSMDVSRMKNPDCPVCSKGQYDYLGRHQPKNIEGSCGDTYVFRFKPEHFDHAELFPGKINKANPYVKQLEVNGYHATLFKDGRMNVHHLEDDNTAEMLYQNLLKTMK, encoded by the coding sequence ATGCATCAGTCAGACAATATGCCTGACATCGATGAACGATATAGCCGCCAATCTCGCTTTGCGCCCTTTGGCGCACAAGGTCAAAAGGCACTTGAACAGACACATGTCATAGTAATGGGTGCCGGTGCACTCGGAAGCCATCTCGCAGAATATCTCGTGCGCATGGGTGTCGGCACATTGACTATCGTCGATATGGATATTGTTGAAATGTCCAACCTGCATCGTCAAACACTCTTTGATGAAACAGATGTGAAGGAAATGCGTCCTAAAGTCTTCGCACTCGAAAATAAATTAAAAGCGATTAATTCAAATGTAAAGATTCATCCCATCTACCAAGAAATTACGACGACCAATATCGAACGTATGATTTCAGAAGCACAACCTGATATTTTAATGGATGGCATGGACCACTTTGCGATTCGCTTCTTATTCAATGAAGTCTGTCACAAACTGAACCTGCCTTGGATATACGGCGCAGCAGTCGGAGGTAAAGGCTCTGTTTATGCGATTGATTATACAGGTCCTTGCTTGCGCTGTTTAATGGAAGAAGCACCTGAAACCGCTGAAAGCTGTGCAATCAACGGCGTTATTCCGCCTGTGATTATGCAAGTTGTCAGCTATCAGATCGCAGAACTGATGCGCTTTGTTTCAGGCAAAGGTTTCTCAGGCAAACTGATTACCGTGTCACCTTTTGATTTGAAGCAGCAAAGTATGGATGTCAGCCGTATGAAAAACCCGGATTGTCCAGTATGCAGTAAAGGGCAATATGATTACCTAGGCCGACATCAGCCTAAAAACATCGAAGGCAGCTGCGGTGACACTTATGTCTTTCGTTTCAAACCAGAACACTTTGACCATGCAGAATTATTTCCCGGGAAAATCAATAAAGCCAATCCTTACGTTAAACAATTAGAGGTCAACGGCTATCACGCAACATTATTCAAAGATGGACGTATGAATGTACATCATTTAGAAGATGACAACACAGCAGAAATGCTATATCAAAACTTATTAAAAACAATGAAATAA
- a CDS encoding thiazole synthase has product MLKIGPYEMESRLLLGTGKFDNEEVQTKAIEASGTNVLTFAVRRMNLYDKNLPNPLANVNLKDFVTFPNTAGAKTVEEAVRIAEIAKHAGVCDMIKVEIIGDDETLLPDPIATYEACKILLERGYIVCPYISEDPVLAKRLEELGVHAVMPLASPIGTGRGINNPLNLSYIIKNANVPIIVDAGIGSAKDAAQAMELGADGILLNSAVSRAKDPVKMAEAMKLGVEAGRLSYEAGRIPVKYTAQASSPSEGLGFL; this is encoded by the coding sequence ATGTTAAAAATCGGACCTTATGAAATGGAATCAAGATTATTACTTGGAACTGGAAAATTTGATAATGAAGAAGTACAAACGAAAGCAATCGAAGCTTCAGGCACAAACGTACTGACATTTGCGGTACGTCGAATGAACTTATATGACAAAAACCTGCCTAACCCGCTTGCGAATGTCAACTTGAAAGATTTTGTGACTTTCCCGAATACTGCTGGTGCTAAAACTGTTGAAGAAGCAGTACGTATCGCAGAAATTGCTAAACATGCGGGTGTATGCGACATGATTAAAGTTGAGATTATCGGAGATGACGAAACATTATTGCCTGACCCGATTGCGACATACGAAGCATGTAAAATCTTACTAGAACGCGGCTATATTGTATGTCCTTATATCTCAGAAGATCCTGTACTCGCAAAACGTTTAGAAGAATTAGGTGTACACGCTGTAATGCCGTTAGCTTCGCCTATCGGTACCGGCCGCGGTATCAACAACCCGCTTAACTTAAGCTATATCATCAAAAATGCGAATGTACCGATTATCGTCGATGCTGGTATCGGCTCAGCTAAAGATGCGGCACAAGCGATGGAACTCGGTGCAGATGGTATCTTATTAAACTCAGCAGTTTCACGTGCCAAAGATCCTGTGAAAATGGCAGAAGCAATGAAACTTGGTGTAGAAGCTGGACGTTTAAGCTATGAAGCAGGCCGTATTCCTGTTAAATATACAGCACAAGCTTCAAGCCCTAGCGAAGGTTTAGGATTCCTATGA
- the thiS gene encoding sulfur carrier protein ThiS: protein MKCIINGDPFTFDEALSIQSILEQLELDPKRVIAEHNQNLIQRDDFAHQIVREDDRLELLEFVGGG from the coding sequence ATGAAGTGCATCATTAATGGCGACCCTTTCACATTTGACGAAGCTTTAAGCATTCAAAGTATTTTAGAACAGCTTGAACTTGATCCGAAACGTGTGATTGCGGAGCATAACCAAAACTTAATACAACGTGATGACTTTGCGCATCAAATAGTGCGCGAAGATGATCGTTTAGAATTATTAGAATTTGTTGGAGGCGGATAA
- a CDS encoding FAD-binding oxidoreductase, whose amino-acid sequence MYDAAIIGAGVMGMSIARHLKDSGLSIALIDRDIEGKHASYKAGGMLGAQNEFTEDSPLFRLALASRSKFDALSKALLAETGIDIQYQQNGLIKLAASKADIPSLQQQYAFLNDNDPDVRTLTEADLNQLTHGLVKGTEAMMFVPHDHQINANHYTKALHASLKDEPNIDRFTNTNVTAIHRVGDGYEIEAERNGRRTITRAYKIIETAGAWAGNVTEQPDIQATVSGVKGEVLLVENENLDLKQTLFMTNGCYIVPKPPHRFLIGATSYFDDYSVGVSDQGKTWLLNQAVERVPKLKHSKALKHWSGVRPWTEGEQPIMDEVQDNLWIITGHYRNGILLSPIIGELMAEWIITDTCPKALEPFHKNRREHYEVHH is encoded by the coding sequence ATGTATGATGCAGCAATTATCGGTGCTGGTGTAATGGGTATGTCCATTGCACGTCATTTAAAAGACAGCGGTCTGAGTATTGCATTAATAGATAGAGATATTGAAGGCAAACATGCGTCTTATAAAGCCGGAGGCATGTTAGGGGCACAAAATGAATTTACCGAAGACAGTCCCCTGTTTCGTCTAGCACTGGCATCACGTTCAAAATTCGATGCTTTAAGCAAAGCTTTATTGGCTGAAACAGGTATCGATATCCAGTACCAGCAAAACGGTTTAATCAAATTAGCCGCTTCTAAAGCAGATATCCCATCACTTCAACAACAATATGCATTCTTGAACGACAATGATCCGGATGTCCGTACACTAACAGAAGCAGACTTAAATCAATTAACGCATGGTTTAGTCAAAGGTACAGAAGCAATGATGTTTGTGCCGCATGACCATCAAATTAATGCGAATCATTATACGAAAGCACTGCATGCCTCATTGAAGGATGAGCCGAACATCGACCGCTTCACCAACACCAATGTCACTGCCATCCACCGTGTCGGCGACGGTTATGAAATCGAAGCAGAACGTAATGGCCGCCGCACCATTACACGCGCCTATAAAATTATCGAAACAGCAGGTGCATGGGCCGGCAATGTTACAGAACAGCCTGACATTCAAGCAACTGTCAGCGGTGTTAAAGGCGAAGTCTTATTAGTCGAAAATGAAAATTTAGATTTAAAACAAACTTTGTTTATGACCAACGGCTGTTATATCGTACCGAAACCGCCCCACCGTTTCCTAATCGGTGCCACAAGCTACTTCGACGATTATTCTGTCGGTGTATCTGACCAAGGCAAAACATGGCTGTTGAATCAAGCTGTAGAACGTGTTCCAAAACTTAAACACAGCAAAGCACTCAAACATTGGTCAGGTGTCAGACCGTGGACAGAAGGAGAACAGCCGATTATGGATGAAGTCCAAGACAACTTATGGATTATCACCGGCCATTACCGCAACGGTATTTTATTATCACCGATTATCGGAGAACTGATGGCAGAGTGGATTATCACAGATACTTGTCCAAAAGCTTTAGAACCATTTCATAAAAACAGGAGGGAACATTATGAAGTGCATCATTAA
- a CDS encoding thiamine phosphate synthase produces MWVAISKQTITPELIKQYAAIEPIIDQLILRTRPKEQVKAIEALLKNDFPKDKITVHSDSEVLNRFNLTHIHFKEMDERAFHLKQTHPDLCVSMSTHSQASAQAAKRHHLDYVLFGHLFKTASKPGLPPRAQEEIDSVLTADIPVIALGGINFDTLSEVPQGFSGIAAISLFAHHDLHTLSSLKEGE; encoded by the coding sequence ATGTGGGTTGCGATTTCTAAACAAACAATAACCCCTGAATTAATAAAACAGTACGCGGCGATTGAACCTATAATAGATCAATTAATTTTACGTACGCGTCCAAAAGAACAAGTGAAAGCAATAGAAGCATTACTCAAAAATGATTTCCCGAAAGATAAAATAACAGTACATTCAGACAGTGAAGTTTTAAATCGATTCAACTTAACGCATATTCACTTTAAAGAAATGGATGAACGTGCCTTTCACTTGAAACAAACACATCCAGATTTATGTGTCAGCATGTCTACACATAGTCAAGCAAGTGCACAAGCAGCAAAACGCCATCATTTAGATTATGTCTTGTTCGGACATTTATTCAAAACAGCATCTAAACCTGGTCTGCCGCCGCGCGCACAAGAAGAAATCGATTCAGTTTTAACCGCAGATATTCCAGTGATTGCGTTAGGCGGTATCAACTTCGATACTTTATCTGAAGTACCACAAGGCTTCTCAGGTATCGCAGCAATTTCACTCTTCGCACATCACGATTTACACACACTAAGTTCATTAAAGGAAGGTGAATAA
- the panD gene encoding aspartate 1-decarboxylase, with product MIRTMMNAKIHRARVTESNLNYVGSITIDEAILEAVDILPNEKVAIVNNNNGARFETYVIKGERGSGKICLNGAASRLVEVDDIVIIMTYAQLNEEELKHHTPKVAVMNAHNEIVEMIHEKENSIVL from the coding sequence ATGATAAGAACTATGATGAACGCTAAAATTCACCGTGCACGTGTGACAGAATCGAATTTGAATTACGTAGGGAGTATTACGATTGATGAGGCAATATTAGAAGCGGTAGATATTTTACCGAATGAGAAAGTTGCGATTGTAAACAATAATAATGGTGCACGCTTTGAAACTTACGTAATTAAAGGTGAAAGAGGCAGCGGAAAAATCTGTTTAAACGGTGCTGCTTCACGTTTAGTTGAAGTCGATGACATCGTCATTATTATGACATATGCACAACTGAATGAAGAAGAACTCAAACACCACACTCCTAAAGTTGCTGTAATGAATGCACATAATGAAATTGTTGAAATGATTCATGAAAAAGAAAACTCTATCGTATTGTAA
- the panC gene encoding pantoate--beta-alanine ligase, whose translation MVQVITSISEMQQLAQSFKRQGKTIGFIPTMGALHDGHLTMMTRSTKENDVTVASVFVNPLQFAPDEDYDAYPRQIEQDTESAQSAGVDYIFHPSAEAMYPDEIGIALKVGRLAEVLEGAQRPIHFNGVATVVNKLFNIVQPDRAYFGQKDAQQLAIVEKMVKDFNHPIEIVGQAIVREADGLAKSSRNVYLTEQEREEAPALQESLQLAKQYYLNGERDSKVIIDRITDYLQQHTSGHIDEVAVYSYPELVEQSHIEGRFFISLAVKFSKARLIDNIILGDDQ comes from the coding sequence ATGGTACAAGTTATTACCTCTATCTCAGAGATGCAGCAGCTGGCTCAATCATTCAAGCGCCAAGGCAAAACAATCGGCTTTATTCCGACAATGGGTGCGTTGCATGACGGCCACTTGACTATGATGACACGTTCAACTAAAGAAAATGATGTTACGGTCGCGAGTGTGTTTGTTAATCCGCTTCAATTCGCACCTGATGAAGATTATGACGCCTATCCTAGACAAATTGAACAAGATACTGAATCGGCACAATCTGCTGGTGTGGATTATATCTTTCACCCCAGTGCAGAAGCTATGTATCCAGATGAAATCGGTATTGCCCTTAAAGTCGGGCGTCTTGCTGAAGTGTTAGAAGGTGCACAGCGTCCGATTCACTTCAATGGTGTAGCCACTGTTGTCAATAAACTCTTTAATATCGTTCAGCCTGACCGTGCTTATTTCGGACAAAAAGATGCGCAGCAATTAGCTATTGTAGAAAAAATGGTGAAAGACTTTAATCACCCGATTGAAATTGTGGGACAAGCGATTGTACGTGAAGCAGACGGTCTTGCAAAGAGTTCTCGCAATGTATATTTAACTGAACAAGAACGCGAAGAAGCTCCTGCTCTGCAAGAGAGCCTGCAGCTGGCAAAACAATACTATCTAAACGGCGAAAGAGACAGTAAAGTCATTATCGACCGCATCACAGATTATTTACAGCAACATACAAGCGGCCATATTGATGAAGTGGCTGTATACAGCTATCCAGAGCTGGTCGAGCAGTCGCACATTGAAGGCCGATTTTTCATTTCGCTCGCAGTTAAATTTTCTAAAGCACGCTTGATCGATAATATTATTCTTGGAGATGACCAATAA